The nucleotide sequence CCTCAATGCCAACAGCAAGCTAAGTTTCATGGAGAAATTTTCAGATAGCCTTAGGATGGTGAAGTTGGAAGGAGAGGCATTTTTTGATGTAGAGAAAGAGGCTAGACCCTTTATTGTGGATTTGGGCGAAAGCCAAATAGAAGTCATGGGCACCACTTTTAATGTTAAAAACAATAAGGTAGGTAATGTATCCGTAGCACTGGTCAGTGGAAAGGTAAAAGTTAAGGACCAGTCAGGAAATCAGGTTATTCTACATCCTTCGGAAATGTTGGAAATCAATAATAGAGGCAAGCTTTCCATTGTCAGTTTTGATGCGAGGGAAATCACAGCTTGGAAGGATAAGATACTGATTTTCAAAAACAGCAATAAAACGGAGGTCATCCAAAGGATCAGTAATTGGTACGGAGTAGAGATCGAAGCCAATGAAGGAATTAAGGACAACTGGGCCTATTCGGGAGAATACCATAATGAGTCCCTGGAAAATGTTTTGGAAGGTATAAAACGAACTTTGAATATCAACTATAATATCAGCGGAAAGAAAGTGAAATTAACTAAAAATTAACCCTAAATAACCTATAGCCATGATAAAAAACAACTCAAGTTAACAAAGAAACAGATAGAATTCTGGGGAGAATTCCATCTGTCGTAACTCTTCCTGTCCTATGCTTTGGTCGGTTCAGACAGGATGCTTAAGCAGTTATTACTTAAACACTTTAAAACTATGGAAAAAAAAATACTGAGACAACTAATAATGATGTCCATGAGAGTTTTGTATGGCTTTCTTATACAGCTGATATTCTGTTCGGTCTTGTTGGCTAATACCAGCAATGCACAACGGAAAACCATTGAAGATGTCCGTGTGGAATTGGAGGTTCAAAACAAGAGCCTCCGGGCGGTTTTCAACGATATAGAGCAAAAAACAGATTTTAGATTTACTTTCGATGCCAATCATATCGACACTTCTTCCCGGTTGGGAGCTATTTCCCATTCAGGTACAGTTTATGATTTGCTGGTGACCTTATCACGTCAGACAGGCCTGAGCTTTACCCAGATCAATGATAATATTCATGTAAATGCCAATTCCCAAAATACAGCAGTAGCCATAGCCGAAGCAGAAGAAATCAAAGTTTCGGGGAAGGTAGTGGATGATACAGGAGCCGCTATGCCTGGAGTCACGGTAAAAGTGGAAAGCACCGGGCAAGGTACTGTAACTGATTTGGATGGCAAATACCAAATTGAAGTAGAAGGGGGAGATGTGCTGATTTTCTCATTCATTGGTTTTGTGACCCAAAGAAGGGAAGTAGGTAATCAATCCATCATTGATGTTGAAATGCAAGAGGATACGCAAGCCTTGGAAGAAGTCGTGGTAGTAGGATATGGTACCGTAAAGAAAAGTGATTTGACGGGATCAGTAGTTTCCCTGAGATCAGATGAACAAAATCAAGGTGTCAATACCTCGGTGGACCAATTATTAAAAGGAAAGGCTGCCGGTGTGAATGTGGTACAAAACAGTTCCGAACCTGGTGGTGGGATTTCCATCAGTATACGTGGTGCCAGCTCGGTAAATGCTGGAACAGGCCCGCTTTATGTCATAGATGGTTTGCCAATTGATAATAGTGCTATGACAACCGGTGGGGGCAGTAATTACCCAGATGTTCGCACACCCACCAATCCTTTGGCAGCAATCAATCCTAACGATATTGAATCCATTGAAATCTTGAAGGACGCTTCTGCTACCGCCATCTATGGTGCCCGCGGTGCCAATGGGGTGATCATGGTGACCACCAAAAAGGGCAAGTCAGGACAAATGAGAATCAATTACGATGGCTATGTAGGGGTGCAAAGTGTGGCGAGGAGGCTGGATGTATTGAACGCAGAACAATACCAAATGGTCATGAATGACCTTATCGCTGATGGTGGTGGAATAGCTGATCAGATGGTCGATGTGATAGAAGATGGTGGAACAGACTGGCAAGATGAACTTTTCCGCTCAAATGCTCCAGTAACCAATCAAAACCTGTCTTTTTCTGGAGGAAATGAAAAGACGAATTACTTTGCTGCATTGAACTATTTCAACCAGGAAGGTGTGGTAAAAAGCTCTGCTTTTGAGCGCTACAGTGCGCGCTTGAACTTGGAGACCAAATTTTCAGACCGCTTGACCTTGGGGATGAATTTAAATGCCTCATTCAGTGAAAATGATCAGGTCCCGGCACAGTCTTTTGGGGTGAACGAAAATAATGGTTCCCTTTATGCTGCTTACAATTTTGATCCGACATTAAGTATATACGGGGATGATGGGCGCTACAGGATCTCTCCTTTTATCTCTATTGATAATCCTCTGGCCATAGCCTATGGGAAAAATGCCATGATCGAACGTTATAGAAATATGGCGGTGGCTTATGCCGACTATAAAATCCTTCCGGAGTGGTCTGTTAAATTGAATTTGGGTACCGATGTGACCAATCAGCGAAGAGATGTTTATATAGACCGTTCGACAAAAGACGGTTTGGCCAATGGCGGTATAGCAACGATTTTGCAAGAACGTCAATCCAACTATTTGATAGAGTTAACGACTACTTATGACAAGACTTTCGATGATCACCACTTTACTGCAGTGGCAGGAGTGACCACGCAGAAATTTGCCAGTGCCAATACCACCAGTCATGGTAAAAGTTTTCCTTCTGATGCGACAGGAACTGATAATATAGGTCTAGGTGATCCTACCCAGTTCAATATCAATAGCTTCCGGGCAAATAACCGATTGCTTTCCTATCTGGGAAGGGTCAATTATACTTTGATGGATAAGTACCTGTTTACAGGAACCCTTCGGATAGATGGTTCATCTAGATTTGGCGAAAACAATAAATTTGGTTATTTCCCATCAGGTGCTTTTGCCTGGAAGGTAAATGAGGAGCCATTTATGCAGGATTTGGAAACCCTGAGCACTTTGAAATTCAGGGCCAGCTGGGGACAGACAGGAAACCAAGAAATTGGCAATTACCTTTCGATCAGTACATTTATACCTGGCCCTGATGCCGTTTTTAACGACCAAAAAGTATCTACCACCCAACCTGCCCGTATTCCTAACCCAGACTTGAAATGGGAAACTACCGAACAGTGGGACATAGGATTGGATTTTGGTCTGTTTAGGGATAGGGTTTTTGGTAGTCTGGATTATTTTAGGAAAAACACCTTTGATATGCTTCTTTATCTACCAATTCCTACTTCTACAGGATATACCAGGAGGATCACCAATATAGGGAGTGTGAAAAATTCAGGTATTGAAGCAGCGATTACTTCTGTCAACTTTGACGGGGAGTTCTCTTGGACCACAACACTTAATCTGGCTACTGTGAAAAATGAGGTGACCAGTCTTGGAGGGGTAGGACAGATCATTGGAGGAAGTGCTGGTTTTGCCAACCAAATTTGGATTATCAAGGAAGGTTTACCAATGAACTCGTTCTATGGTTACCAAATTGATGGTGTTTGGCAAGAAGGTGATGACTTTGATCAAACGACTGATAACGTTGCTCCAGGAGATTTGAAGTTCCGGGATGTAAATGGAGACCAAACTGTCAATGCGGACGATAGGGAAGTTTTAGGGAATTCCTTTCCGGATCTTACCTATTCTTTTGCCAATACTTTTGAATATAAAGGTTTCAGTTTATACGTTTTCTTTGAAGGGGTACATGGTATAAGCATGTTGAACAATAACCTGGTGGATACCTATTTCCCGATTAACTTTAGAAGAAACAAGTTTGCGAAACCTTATCTCAACAGATGGACACCAGAAAATCCTTCCACTGTATATCCATCCTTTGTTAATCCAACTGGTCAGGGGCAGAAAGAAGTCAATTCTTATACCATTCAAGATGCTTCATACCTGCGCTTGAACACCGTGACCCTAAATTATAATATACCTATGCAACAGAGCAATACCTTCCGTTCTGCACAGGTGTATGTAACGGGAACGAACCTATGGACCATCACTAATTATGATGGCGTGGATCCTGCTGTCAATCCAAACGGCAATGCCAATATCAGGATTGATTATAATGCTTATCCTACAGCAACTTCGTTTTTGTTAGGTGTAAAACTTGGATTTTAAACTTGAGGAGATATGAAAACTTTAAAAATATTAAAATATAAAGCTTTATTGCTCATGCTGATATTGTCATCGGCATGTTCTGATGTCCTGGATGAGGAAGTGTTTTCACAGTTATCTCCAGGAAACTTCTTGACCACACAAGAAGGCATCAAGGCGACCTTGGATGCCGCCTACGCAGAAGGCTATCTTAACGGCTATTCTCACCATAGTGTGCGTAATATAGAAGAGTGGTGCACGGACATCGAATGGGAAACAGGAGGTGGTGAAAACCGAACAGCAGTCCTAATGATTAATTTTACCTGGGATGCTTCTGTCGGCTGGATGTACGGTGATATGTGGCTGAAGCCTTATCGGGCTATCAGGAATGCAAATGTTGTCCTCGAAAATGTTGAGCTAGCAGAAATTGGTGATGATTTAAAGCGCACCTATGCTGCAGAAGCCAGGTTTATTAGGGCTTTGAGCTATTACTATTTGCATTCTTGGTTTGGCCCTGTACCCATTAGACAAAGCTCTGAGGATGAAATATATCTTCCAAGACCTTCTGAGGAGGAAATCCGTCAGTTTATCGAATCTGAATTACTGGCAGTAATTCCTGATTTGCCCGCTCCGGGTGAAGAGCAAGCTTATGGAAGGGCAACTAATGGAGGTGCCAGGGCGCTTTTGACCAAATTTTACCTCAATACTAAGCAATGGCAAAAGGCCGCTGATATGGCTGAAGATGTAATGGAAATGGGCGATTATGGATTGTATCCTGATTATGCGATGCTTTTCAGGGTACAAAATGAACAAAATCAAGAATTTATTCTTACTTATCCACAAATTCCCAATGGCCCAGGAAATAACTATATCAATGGAGCGTTTCCAGGTGGATTTGCCAGTGATCCTAAAACGGGCCTGACCTTTATTAACTCATGGAGGAATTGGGCTGCGCAGTACAGATTATACGATAGCTTTTATAATTCATTTGAGGAAGGAGATAAGAGGATGGACCTGATCATCGATAGTTATGTCAATGGACAAGGCAACACGGTTTCCTTATTGAACAATAATAATACCCGTTCTTTCAAGTACTGGCCTGATCCCAATGGTTTGGGAAATGAGCATGGTAATGATGTTCCTGGAGTACGTTATTCGGATATTTTACTGAGTAGAGCTGAGGCCCTTAATGAGCTCAATGGCCCCAACCAAGAATCCATTGATCTGATCAATATGGTCAGGGGCCGGGCAGATTTGGAAGATTTGGCGCTCAGTGATTTTACTTCTACTGAAGAATTAAGAACACATTTGCTCAATGAGCGGGCATGGGAGTTTTATACAGAAGGCAAAAGACGGGAAGACCAGATCAGGATGGGGACATTTGTTTCTTCTGCGATTGACCGCGGCATTACGAATGCGAAGCCTACCCATGTGCTTTTCCCTATTCCTCAAGCAGCATTAGATGCCAATGAAATGTTGGTACAGAATGATGGGTATTGATCAATGTAGAACTTGAATCCCCAACAAAGGGTAGAGGTGAAATGTCTCTACCCTTTGTTTTTTTAACCTTTCTGTCATTTTGAAGCTTATAGGATGTAGGGATTTGATAAATAAAGATAACCCTAGACATACCATTACCGTCTAATTTTATTTAATAATCTTTATGTAATATTGCCTAACAATAATCCAAGCAGTTGGTTTATACCTTCTGGTAGCGCTTAATTGGAATGTGTAAATGGACTTTTTGTGTTCCAAGAGAGTGGAATTAGTATTATTCGGCTGAGATCAAAGAGGTAAGTACCCTAACATTAAAATGCTTTGAAGAAAATATTATTAGTAGAAGACGATAGCCATGTGAGTGCTTTTATAAACAAGGGACTTTCCGAGTCTGGATATGAGGTGACTTTGGCAATGGATGGAAAAGTAGGCAGGGACTTGGCCTTGACAGGTGGTTTTGACCTGATTATTTTGGATATCATGTTGCCATCCATCAATGGGTTGGAGGTGTGCAAGGAAATCAGGACAAAGGTGGTAGACATCCCAATACTTTTTTTGACGGCTTTGGGGAGCACAGAAAATGTCGTGCTTGGTCTGGATTCTGGAGCGGACGACTATTTGGCTAAGCCATTTAAATTTATGGAACTTCAGGCTAGGGTGAGGACCCTCTTGCGTCGATCCAGGTTTAAAAACGCTGCTGAGGAGGAAGCGCCAGCTGAGCACATTTATCGATTTGCAGACTTGGAAATTGATGATGAATCCAAAACAGTATTCAGGGATGGAATGGAAATATCTTTGACCTCTACAGAATATCGATTGCTTCTGATGCTGGTCAAAAACCAGAGAAGGGTGCTTTCCAGAATGGATATATTGGAAGAGGTATGGGGGATAGGCTTTGATATGGGGACCAATGTGGTCGATGTGTATATGAATTATCTAAGGAAGAAAATGGAGAAGCACGGCGGCAGCCGATTGATCCAGACGGTTATAGGCATGGGCTATGTATTAAAAGAAGGTGAATGAAAGTACAGAACAAAATTATATATATCCTCATTGTCATCTTTGTCAGTTATACATTGCTTTTCAGTGGTTTTATTTATTATTCCATCTCCAATTACGCCTTTACGGATTTTTACAAACGCTTGGAAATTAGGGCGATTACTACTGCCAAATCCCAGTTAGAAAAGGAAAGTGAAGTCAATATTATCAAAGAACTCAGACAAGAGTACCTGGAAAAACTCCAAGATGAAGAAATTAAGATTTTCCCTTTAACAGGAAATCAAGAATTGCCTTTGGATAGTGAGCTTTCCAAGTATAAAGTGAGTTTTTTGGATAAGGTTTTGGCGGAAGGTAAGGCCAATTATAACGATAAGAGAACGTATTATTATGGCACTGTCTATACTTCTATCCCGAATCAGGATTACCTTGTCATCGTATCTGCTGAAAACTACTTCATTACCCACCACATCCTTTATTTGAGGAATTTGTTATTTACATCCCTGGCCATTGCCCTTATCATTATTTTGGTGGTTTCTATTATGTTTTCTAGGAGAATCATCAAGCCTATCAATGACATAATCGATAAAGTCAAGGAGATCAGTTCTGATAACCTCCACCTGCGCTTATCCACACCAAAGGAGAATGATGATACTGTCAGTAAATTGGCCCAGACATTTAACGATATGCTCAATCGCTTGGAGACCTCCTTTGAAACCCAGAAAAACTTTATCAGCAATGCTTCCCACGAACTTAATACACCGCTGACTTCAATTATAGGTGAGGCCGATGTGACTTTAAGCAAAATCAGGAAGCCGGAGGATTATATCAGTTCCTTGCAGACTATTCTGGAAGAAGCTGAAAAACTCAATAAGAAGACCAAAGCCCTGTTGCTTTTGGCCCAGACGGGATTTGATGGAAAGGGGCAGAAATTCAGTAGATTACGCATTGACCAGCTGGTACTGGATGTTATTGACACTTGTGAGAAAATCAATCCGGGAAGTAAGGTCTGTTTGGACTTTAGCTTACTGCCCGAAAATCCCGAACTGCTTAAAATCAATGCCAATGAGGCTCTTTTACACCTGGCTATATCCAATATTATTCTAAATGGCTGTAAATATTCAGACGGCAAACCTGTGCAGGTAGCCTTAGGGGTGGCCGATAGGGAAATTATCCTTATCATCAAAGATGATGGTATAGGTATACCGGAAGAAGAATTGAAATATATCTATGATCCCTATTTTCGGGCTTCCAATACCAAAAATTATGAAGGCTACGGGATAGGTTTGCCCTTGGCCAGAAATATTATTAAGATCCATAAGGGGGAACTATTGGTGTCTTCAGTGGCAAATAAAGGAACCACGGTGAAGATCAGTCTCTCCGTTTTTGAGAATCCCCAGAATAAGTGAATTCTAATCTCATCTTAATCTCATCCTTATTTGTTTTTAATGGTTAGGGGGTAAATTTACCCTTGATCTATTGAAAATGGTAAGATGAAGAAGAAAACAATCCTTATTCCAACTGATTTTTCTGTAAAATCTTTGAATATTGTAAAATCGGCACTCAGTATTAACGGTGACTGTGAGTTGAGAATTCTAATGGTACATGGTCTGGAATTGCCAGATTCTATGACGGACTTGCTCCTTTTTTCCAAGAAGAAATTATTGGAGGAACTGGAAACAGATGAGTTCCGGGCAAGCTGTCAGATGCTGATCAGCAAATACGATTTGAATTTAATAGAACTATCGGTAGATATTTTTTCTGGATATAACCGAAGGGCCTTTGAAAACTACCTTGAAGCCAATGAGGTAGATGAAATATATGCATTGACGGACCATGAATTTTCA is from Echinicola marina and encodes:
- a CDS encoding FecR family protein, translating into MDKGNNIFKYKDYKLEDFLADEYFIFWVKNPKGNNNHFWDKWIAENGDKSDMVMQAASIIRSMSYEDKPSLSDKAYLEIFENVLKSEPRLDQKDKNKEQNNRSIWKTLFGLQKVAAAILLIFCAWVIIDIYLVEDKKMPVPIKWEVRENPPGIKSTIKMGDGSIVNLNANSKLSFMEKFSDSLRMVKLEGEAFFDVEKEARPFIVDLGESQIEVMGTTFNVKNNKVGNVSVALVSGKVKVKDQSGNQVILHPSEMLEINNRGKLSIVSFDAREITAWKDKILIFKNSNKTEVIQRISNWYGVEIEANEGIKDNWAYSGEYHNESLENVLEGIKRTLNINYNISGKKVKLTKN
- a CDS encoding RagB/SusD family nutrient uptake outer membrane protein, which translates into the protein MKTLKILKYKALLLMLILSSACSDVLDEEVFSQLSPGNFLTTQEGIKATLDAAYAEGYLNGYSHHSVRNIEEWCTDIEWETGGGENRTAVLMINFTWDASVGWMYGDMWLKPYRAIRNANVVLENVELAEIGDDLKRTYAAEARFIRALSYYYLHSWFGPVPIRQSSEDEIYLPRPSEEEIRQFIESELLAVIPDLPAPGEEQAYGRATNGGARALLTKFYLNTKQWQKAADMAEDVMEMGDYGLYPDYAMLFRVQNEQNQEFILTYPQIPNGPGNNYINGAFPGGFASDPKTGLTFINSWRNWAAQYRLYDSFYNSFEEGDKRMDLIIDSYVNGQGNTVSLLNNNNTRSFKYWPDPNGLGNEHGNDVPGVRYSDILLSRAEALNELNGPNQESIDLINMVRGRADLEDLALSDFTSTEELRTHLLNERAWEFYTEGKRREDQIRMGTFVSSAIDRGITNAKPTHVLFPIPQAALDANEMLVQNDGY
- a CDS encoding response regulator transcription factor, which translates into the protein MKKILLVEDDSHVSAFINKGLSESGYEVTLAMDGKVGRDLALTGGFDLIILDIMLPSINGLEVCKEIRTKVVDIPILFLTALGSTENVVLGLDSGADDYLAKPFKFMELQARVRTLLRRSRFKNAAEEEAPAEHIYRFADLEIDDESKTVFRDGMEISLTSTEYRLLLMLVKNQRRVLSRMDILEEVWGIGFDMGTNVVDVYMNYLRKKMEKHGGSRLIQTVIGMGYVLKEGE
- a CDS encoding HAMP domain-containing sensor histidine kinase; amino-acid sequence: MKVQNKIIYILIVIFVSYTLLFSGFIYYSISNYAFTDFYKRLEIRAITTAKSQLEKESEVNIIKELRQEYLEKLQDEEIKIFPLTGNQELPLDSELSKYKVSFLDKVLAEGKANYNDKRTYYYGTVYTSIPNQDYLVIVSAENYFITHHILYLRNLLFTSLAIALIIILVVSIMFSRRIIKPINDIIDKVKEISSDNLHLRLSTPKENDDTVSKLAQTFNDMLNRLETSFETQKNFISNASHELNTPLTSIIGEADVTLSKIRKPEDYISSLQTILEEAEKLNKKTKALLLLAQTGFDGKGQKFSRLRIDQLVLDVIDTCEKINPGSKVCLDFSLLPENPELLKINANEALLHLAISNIILNGCKYSDGKPVQVALGVADREIILIIKDDGIGIPEEELKYIYDPYFRASNTKNYEGYGIGLPLARNIIKIHKGELLVSSVANKGTTVKISLSVFENPQNK
- a CDS encoding SusC/RagA family TonB-linked outer membrane protein codes for the protein MEKKILRQLIMMSMRVLYGFLIQLIFCSVLLANTSNAQRKTIEDVRVELEVQNKSLRAVFNDIEQKTDFRFTFDANHIDTSSRLGAISHSGTVYDLLVTLSRQTGLSFTQINDNIHVNANSQNTAVAIAEAEEIKVSGKVVDDTGAAMPGVTVKVESTGQGTVTDLDGKYQIEVEGGDVLIFSFIGFVTQRREVGNQSIIDVEMQEDTQALEEVVVVGYGTVKKSDLTGSVVSLRSDEQNQGVNTSVDQLLKGKAAGVNVVQNSSEPGGGISISIRGASSVNAGTGPLYVIDGLPIDNSAMTTGGGSNYPDVRTPTNPLAAINPNDIESIEILKDASATAIYGARGANGVIMVTTKKGKSGQMRINYDGYVGVQSVARRLDVLNAEQYQMVMNDLIADGGGIADQMVDVIEDGGTDWQDELFRSNAPVTNQNLSFSGGNEKTNYFAALNYFNQEGVVKSSAFERYSARLNLETKFSDRLTLGMNLNASFSENDQVPAQSFGVNENNGSLYAAYNFDPTLSIYGDDGRYRISPFISIDNPLAIAYGKNAMIERYRNMAVAYADYKILPEWSVKLNLGTDVTNQRRDVYIDRSTKDGLANGGIATILQERQSNYLIELTTTYDKTFDDHHFTAVAGVTTQKFASANTTSHGKSFPSDATGTDNIGLGDPTQFNINSFRANNRLLSYLGRVNYTLMDKYLFTGTLRIDGSSRFGENNKFGYFPSGAFAWKVNEEPFMQDLETLSTLKFRASWGQTGNQEIGNYLSISTFIPGPDAVFNDQKVSTTQPARIPNPDLKWETTEQWDIGLDFGLFRDRVFGSLDYFRKNTFDMLLYLPIPTSTGYTRRITNIGSVKNSGIEAAITSVNFDGEFSWTTTLNLATVKNEVTSLGGVGQIIGGSAGFANQIWIIKEGLPMNSFYGYQIDGVWQEGDDFDQTTDNVAPGDLKFRDVNGDQTVNADDREVLGNSFPDLTYSFANTFEYKGFSLYVFFEGVHGISMLNNNLVDTYFPINFRRNKFAKPYLNRWTPENPSTVYPSFVNPTGQGQKEVNSYTIQDASYLRLNTVTLNYNIPMQQSNTFRSAQVYVTGTNLWTITNYDGVDPAVNPNGNANIRIDYNAYPTATSFLLGVKLGF